The Streptococcus sp. 29896 genome includes a region encoding these proteins:
- a CDS encoding tRNA1(Val) (adenine(37)-N6)-methyltransferase, with translation MHNPVLLDGERIDQLFSTDVQIIQNREVFSYSIDSVLLSRFPKMPAQKGLIVDLCSGNGAVGLFASTRTKAQIIQVELQERLADMNRRSIALNGLEEQVSVINDDLANLPQYDLRSKVDLMLCNPPYFKVDKDSNLNESEHYLLARHEIATNLDSICQVAQQVLKSNGRLAMVHRPDRFLDILDRLRTYKLAPKRIQFVYPKASKEANMLLIEAIKDGSVDGLHILPPLVVHEENGDYTPAIREIYYGK, from the coding sequence ATGCACAATCCAGTTTTATTAGACGGAGAGCGGATTGACCAGCTCTTCTCGACAGATGTTCAGATTATTCAAAACCGGGAGGTTTTTAGCTACTCGATCGACAGTGTCCTCCTTTCGCGTTTTCCAAAAATGCCTGCTCAGAAGGGGCTGATTGTTGACCTTTGTAGTGGAAATGGGGCAGTGGGCCTCTTTGCCTCTACACGCACCAAGGCCCAAATTATTCAGGTCGAGTTACAGGAACGCTTGGCGGATATGAACCGCCGTTCCATTGCCCTCAACGGTCTGGAGGAACAGGTTTCGGTTATCAATGACGACTTGGCAAATCTGCCCCAGTATGACCTGCGGTCCAAGGTTGATTTGATGCTCTGCAATCCTCCCTATTTCAAGGTAGATAAAGACTCAAACCTCAATGAAAGCGAGCATTATCTTCTGGCCAGACACGAAATCGCGACCAATCTAGACAGCATTTGTCAGGTGGCCCAACAGGTGCTCAAGTCCAATGGTCGCTTGGCCATGGTTCACAGGCCCGACCGATTTTTAGATATTTTGGACAGGCTGAGAACCTACAAGCTGGCTCCCAAACGCATCCAGTTTGTCTATCCCAAGGCCAGCAAGGAGGCCAATATGTTGCTGATTGAGGCTATCAAGGACGGCTCGGTAGACGGGCTGCACATCCTGCCACCTCTGGTTGTCCATGAGGAAAACGGCGACTATACTCCGGCTATTCGTGAGATTTATTATGGAAAATAA
- a CDS encoding helix-hairpin-helix domain-containing protein — protein MDTIKTYIEMLKEYKWQIALPAVAGLLLTTFLIFSQPAKSDQTGLTDFPQTEQTSSSSELVEETSTEVSEEPSQLVVDVKGAVTEPGIYYLDAGSRVNDAVEAAGGLTSQADPKSINLAQKLSDEAVVYVASKDENISVLASMTTSSAMSQEEKNTSLVNLNTATEADLQTISGIGAKRATDIIAYREANGGFKSVDDLNNVSGIGDKTMESIRPYVTVE, from the coding sequence ATGGATACGATTAAAACTTATATTGAAATGCTTAAAGAATACAAGTGGCAGATTGCTCTGCCAGCAGTTGCAGGTCTGCTTCTGACGACATTCTTAATATTCAGCCAACCAGCTAAGTCAGATCAAACAGGACTGACAGATTTTCCACAGACCGAACAAACTTCTAGTAGCTCTGAGCTGGTCGAGGAAACCAGTACAGAAGTAAGTGAGGAGCCTAGCCAGCTGGTCGTTGATGTCAAAGGGGCGGTGACAGAGCCCGGCATTTACTATCTTGATGCAGGAAGTCGGGTCAATGATGCAGTTGAAGCAGCTGGCGGTTTGACCAGTCAGGCAGACCCCAAGTCTATCAATCTGGCTCAGAAGCTCAGCGACGAAGCGGTGGTCTATGTGGCAAGCAAGGACGAAAATATCTCGGTGCTTGCCAGCATGACTACTAGCTCTGCTATGTCCCAAGAAGAAAAAAATACCAGTCTAGTCAATTTGAATACGGCGACCGAGGCGGACCTGCAGACCATTTCGGGCATTGGTGCCAAGCGAGCGACAGACATTATCGCCTATCGTGAGGCAAACGGTGGATTCAAGTCGGTGGACGACCTCAACAATGTATCGGGCATAGGCGACAAGACCATGGAAAGCATCCGACCTTATGTCACAGTTGAGTAA
- a CDS encoding GIY-YIG nuclease family protein, which produces MENKAYFYVLECADGSLYTGYTTDVVKRLATHNRGKGAKYTRGRLPVNLLYQEAFASKQEAMSAEALFKKRSRQSKLDYIAEMTKKPRTK; this is translated from the coding sequence ATGGAAAATAAGGCCTACTTTTATGTCTTGGAATGTGCCGACGGGAGTCTTTATACTGGTTATACGACTGATGTGGTCAAGCGACTTGCTACCCATAATCGTGGGAAAGGGGCCAAGTACACCCGCGGACGCTTGCCTGTCAACCTGCTCTATCAAGAAGCCTTTGCTAGTAAGCAGGAAGCCATGTCCGCCGAGGCACTCTTTAAGAAACGCAGCCGACAGAGCAAGTTAGACTATATCGCAGAAATGACAAAAAAACCTCGTACAAAATAG
- a CDS encoding lysophospholipid acyltransferase family protein has translation MFYSYLRTLLTFLLWAINGNIHYHDRENILPQEENYILIAPHKTFWDPVFLGYAAAPKQFIFMAKKELFKDRGFGWWISKCGAFPIDRENPGMAAIKYPVNMLKKSDRSLVMFPSGSRHSSELKGGVAVIAKSAKVKLMPATYVGPMTIKGLLAGERIDVAFGNPIDVSDIKRMDDAGTAEVTSRIEAEFKRLDDHAASFQTKKKPNILTYIYRIPVLLLVALILGLTYAFSYIASFFWQPSTQLDKK, from the coding sequence ATGTTTTATTCCTATCTACGAACTCTACTGACATTTTTACTTTGGGCAATCAATGGCAATATTCATTACCATGACAGGGAGAATATCTTGCCACAGGAGGAAAATTATATCCTCATCGCACCGCACAAAACCTTCTGGGATCCAGTCTTTTTGGGCTACGCAGCTGCTCCTAAGCAGTTTATCTTTATGGCTAAAAAAGAGCTCTTCAAGGACCGCGGTTTTGGCTGGTGGATTTCAAAATGTGGAGCCTTTCCGATTGACCGTGAAAATCCTGGTATGGCAGCTATCAAGTATCCAGTTAACATGTTGAAAAAAAGTGACCGTTCGCTGGTTATGTTTCCTTCAGGAAGTCGTCATTCATCTGAGCTCAAAGGTGGTGTGGCGGTCATTGCCAAGTCAGCCAAGGTCAAACTCATGCCAGCTACCTATGTGGGTCCCATGACTATCAAGGGGCTCTTAGCTGGTGAGCGAATCGATGTGGCTTTTGGAAATCCTATCGATGTTTCGGATATCAAGCGTATGGATGATGCAGGTACAGCAGAAGTAACTAGCCGAATCGAGGCTGAGTTCAAACGCTTAGATGACCATGCGGCATCCTTCCAAACCAAGAAAAAGCCAAATATCTTGACTTATATCTATCGTATCCCAGTTCTTTTGCTGGTTGCTCTTATCTTGGGATTGACCTATGCCTTTAGCTATATCGCCAGCTTCTTCTGGCAACCAAGTACTCAGTTGGATAAAAAATAA
- a CDS encoding FMN-dependent NADH-azoreductase — translation MATLLIVKAHPLDPQKSYALRALEEFQIRYASLHPEDNIEIVDVFEDQIPALDKPLFEAMGAAKKGVEISPEQAERLERYNALTQQFLAADKIVVVNPLWNLNVPSQLVSWINTINVAGLTFKYGSEGSIGLIKGKKLLHIQSNGGVYAGQDPAAQYIKSIFEFLGFEDIHQVFIEGQSADPSKAQVIFEEAMGKIDTILGVF, via the coding sequence ATGGCAACCCTATTGATTGTGAAGGCCCACCCCCTCGATCCACAAAAGTCCTACGCCTTGCGGGCCTTGGAAGAGTTTCAAATTCGGTACGCCAGTTTGCACCCAGAAGATAACATAGAAATAGTAGATGTCTTTGAGGATCAGATTCCAGCCTTGGACAAGCCTTTGTTTGAAGCCATGGGTGCAGCCAAAAAAGGAGTTGAGATCAGTCCAGAGCAAGCCGAGCGCTTGGAGCGCTATAATGCCTTGACCCAACAATTTCTTGCAGCAGATAAGATTGTCGTGGTCAATCCCCTTTGGAACCTCAATGTTCCAAGTCAATTAGTGTCATGGATTAATACCATTAACGTTGCAGGCTTGACCTTCAAGTATGGATCTGAAGGCTCTATCGGTCTGATCAAGGGCAAAAAATTGTTGCATATCCAGTCCAATGGTGGAGTTTACGCAGGTCAAGATCCAGCAGCCCAATACATCAAGTCTATCTTTGAGTTTCTTGGATTTGAAGACATCCATCAGGTCTTCATCGAAGGGCAATCGGCTGACCCAAGCAAGGCTCAGGTTATTTTTGAAGAAGCTATGGGGAAAATTGATACAATTTTGGGAGTCTTTTAA
- a CDS encoding GNAT family N-acetyltransferase, translated as MITYRQNPQLDFQAVLEIYDSVGWTNYTDRPTMLQKALKHSLFVLAAFDGDRLVGLLRAVGDGHSIVFIQDILVLPTYQRQGIGRQLLEQAVTHFPGIYQLHLLTDNTEKTRSFYEALGFTAVDSLDCIAYTYLKK; from the coding sequence ATGATTACTTACAGACAAAATCCTCAGCTCGACTTTCAAGCAGTCCTTGAAATCTATGATTCAGTTGGATGGACAAATTATACTGACCGGCCTACCATGTTACAGAAGGCCTTGAAACATAGCCTGTTTGTTCTTGCGGCCTTTGACGGTGACCGTCTAGTGGGTCTCTTGCGAGCAGTTGGCGACGGGCATTCAATCGTTTTTATTCAGGACATCTTGGTCCTACCAACCTATCAGCGACAAGGAATTGGGCGTCAGCTTTTGGAGCAGGCCGTTACCCACTTTCCGGGTATTTATCAGCTTCATCTCTTGACAGACAATACTGAGAAAACACGGTCTTTCTATGAAGCGCTTGGCTTTACAGCCGTTGATAGCCTAGACTGTATCGCCTACACCTATTTAAAAAAATGA